The following are encoded in a window of Clostridium thermarum genomic DNA:
- a CDS encoding mannose-1-phosphate guanylyltransferase, whose amino-acid sequence MLYALILAGGRGTRLYPLSRSNKPKQFLKLINNKSFLRNTIDRIKPIVSKDNIYIVTNEEYIDKVKTELQEIDEKNIFAEPANKETATCIGLSAVKLLKKDKDAVMMVFPSDHYINGEKVFIDTIQQAVEIAEKRRGIVTIGIEPTRPETGYGYIQMGSRVNTGMTAYRVERFTEKPNLEVAKDFLLKGTYLWNSGMFVMRADVLLREMEKYLPKLYKNLMEIYQHIGMEDEAEVIKEQYAIIDGISIDFGIMQKTRKGYVIKCEFEWDDIGTFESVARFLSHFRGNNVTGKTFLEESENCTIFSGDKLIIGFGIKDLVIVESDDVILVMDRNKDQEIKHLVNKLKDDAETNKYV is encoded by the coding sequence TTGTTATATGCACTGATACTTGCAGGAGGCAGAGGGACAAGGCTCTATCCCCTATCCAGGTCCAATAAGCCTAAGCAGTTTTTAAAGTTGATAAACAATAAGAGTTTTCTCAGGAACACCATTGACAGGATAAAGCCAATAGTAAGCAAAGATAACATTTATATAGTTACCAATGAAGAGTACATTGACAAAGTTAAAACAGAATTGCAGGAAATAGATGAAAAAAATATATTTGCAGAGCCTGCTAATAAAGAAACCGCTACCTGCATAGGACTTTCTGCTGTAAAACTTTTAAAGAAAGATAAGGATGCTGTAATGATGGTGTTTCCTTCAGACCACTATATAAATGGAGAGAAAGTTTTTATAGATACAATTCAACAGGCGGTGGAAATTGCAGAGAAGCGCAGAGGTATAGTTACTATTGGCATAGAGCCCACAAGGCCGGAGACAGGATATGGTTATATTCAGATGGGCAGCAGGGTAAATACGGGCATGACAGCCTACAGGGTAGAGCGCTTTACAGAAAAGCCTAACCTGGAAGTGGCCAAGGACTTTCTGCTAAAAGGCACCTATCTCTGGAACAGCGGAATGTTTGTTATGAGAGCAGATGTACTGCTTAGAGAGATGGAAAAGTATCTTCCAAAACTATACAAGAATTTAATGGAAATTTATCAGCACATTGGTATGGAAGATGAGGCAGAAGTTATTAAGGAGCAGTATGCCATAATTGACGGTATTTCAATAGACTTTGGAATCATGCAAAAGACAAGAAAGGGCTATGTTATAAAGTGCGAATTTGAATGGGACGACATTGGCACCTTTGAATCAGTAGCAAGGTTCTTGAGTCATTTCCGGGGAAATAACGTCACCGGTAAAACCTTTTTGGAAGAAAGTGAAAACTGCACAATATTCTCCGGGGATAAATTAATAATAGGCTTTGGAATCAAAGATTTGGTCATAGTTGAATCCGATGACGTGATTTTGGTTATGGACAGAAACAAAGACCAAGAAATAAAGCATCTTGTAAACAAACTCAAAGATGATGCAGAAACCAATAAGTATGTATAG
- a CDS encoding DUF4349 domain-containing protein yields MKKGIKKLLVPLMAFMLVMTIGCGKMKSESDYAEYSANGQTAPSRSEEPKAEASSGRGGLSNKTSDLSMAVDQEVGTDRKVIKTVRKEIETIEFDKAVNFINERTIRDKGYIQSSNTSGGRLLNGNYVGDRYGEFVIRIPVDKLNTFLQDVETIGVVISSSENGEDITAQYFDTEARLKTLKIEEERLLTILEKSEKLTDIIELEKRLSEVRTDIENLTGTLKKYDNLVALATVTITLREVQEVTELKTKPVSFGEKIVTSFKDSVNSLYEILKGLVLVIVSVIPFAALAAVVAVPIVILAKKHEKKAKEVIKKEKEKE; encoded by the coding sequence ATGAAAAAGGGAATTAAAAAGCTGCTGGTTCCGCTAATGGCATTCATGCTGGTGATGACCATTGGCTGCGGTAAGATGAAGTCCGAAAGTGATTATGCAGAATACTCTGCTAATGGTCAGACTGCTCCTTCAAGGTCAGAAGAGCCAAAGGCAGAAGCGAGCAGTGGCAGAGGAGGCTTATCCAATAAAACCTCTGATTTAAGCATGGCAGTGGACCAGGAAGTGGGCACAGACAGAAAGGTGATAAAAACTGTAAGAAAGGAAATCGAAACAATAGAATTTGATAAAGCGGTAAATTTTATAAATGAAAGAACCATAAGAGACAAGGGATATATTCAAAGCTCAAATACCAGCGGCGGCAGACTGCTTAACGGAAACTATGTAGGAGACCGCTATGGTGAGTTTGTGATAAGAATACCCGTTGATAAATTAAACACTTTCCTGCAGGATGTTGAAACTATCGGTGTAGTTATATCCAGCAGTGAAAATGGGGAAGACATAACAGCTCAATATTTTGACACTGAAGCAAGGTTGAAGACCTTGAAAATAGAAGAAGAAAGGCTGCTCACCATTCTTGAAAAAAGTGAAAAGCTGACCGATATAATTGAATTAGAAAAAAGGCTCTCTGAAGTTCGAACAGATATAGAGAATCTTACCGGAACCTTAAAGAAATATGACAATTTAGTTGCCTTGGCTACTGTAACCATTACTTTAAGAGAAGTGCAGGAAGTTACGGAACTTAAAACTAAACCTGTAAGCTTTGGAGAAAAGATTGTTACAAGCTTTAAGGACTCAGTAAACTCCCTGTATGAAATACTAAAGGGCCTGGTTCTGGTAATAGTAAGCGTCATTCCTTTTGCAGCCTTAGCAGCTGTAGTTGCAGTGCCTATTGTAATACTTGCAAAAAAGCATGAAAAGAAGGCGAAGGAAGTAATAAAGAAAGAGAAAGAGAAAGAATAG